The proteins below are encoded in one region of Hordeum vulgare subsp. vulgare chromosome 3H, MorexV3_pseudomolecules_assembly, whole genome shotgun sequence:
- the LOC123444287 gene encoding uncharacterized protein LOC123444287 encodes MEPDPAAASPSSSPSSASPSPRSKRRRTDRYALGFEFAPRSAPSAPAPRATPEWTEDSTFALLDAWGERFACAGRRSISAGEWLDVSRIVAAAASRPAGYFSEAQCRNRIDTLRKMFRKEKERSRLAAHRSSNPSPSKWVYFDKMLSLMSPPTPTPPPLLPPLTPLVTRRRDTHPVPRRSWGVDVAELVLAGCSKVEPRNSVSDAQLRENQTYETGAVQGDEFAMLTESIDRLREVYERVENSKRQHMEELKRMRKDMQRELEVRRREILEKAQMEIASLEEDDAEGAVNNTLGDYNGVEEHNNGALDASP; translated from the coding sequence ATGGAACCCGACCCCGCCGCTGCTTCCCCGTCTTCGTCGCCCTCCTCCGCCTCCCCCTCGCCGCGCTCCAAGCGTCGCCGCACCGACCGCTATGCGCTCGGCTTCGAGTTCGCTCCGCGCTCTGCGCCCTCAGCCCCGGCCCCGCGCGCGACGCCCGAGTGGACGGAGGACTCCACCTTCGCGCTCCTCGACGCCTGGGGCGAACGCTTTGCCTGCGCCGGCCGCCGCAGCATCAGCGCCGGCGAGTGGCTCGATGTCTCCCGCATCGTAGCCGCCGCGGCATCCCGCCCTGCGGGATACTTCTCCGAGGCGCAGTGCCGCAACCGCATCGACACCCTCAGGAAGATGtttaggaaggagaaggagaggtccCGCCTGGCTGCCCACCGCTCCAGCAACCCCTCGCCCTCCAAATGGGTATACTTCGACAAGATGCTGTCCCTCATGAGCCCACCGACGCCGACGCCACCGCCACTGCTGCCACCACTAACTCCTCTCGTGACGCGGCGCCGTGACACGCATCCAGTGCCACGCCGTTCGTGGGGGGTGGACGTTGCGGAGCTTGTGCTCGCTGGATGTAGCAAAGTGGAACCACGGAATTCAGTGTCAGATGCGCAATTGAGGGAAAACCAGACATATGAGACCGGCGCAGTGCAGGGGGACGAGTTTGCGATGCTCACGGAGTCAATTGATAGGCTTAGGGAGGTTTATGAGAGGGTGGAGAATAGCAAGAGGCAGCACATGGAGGAGTTGAAACGGATGCGGAAGGATATGCAAAGGGAACTTGAGGTGAGGCGGAGAGAGATTTTGGAGAAGGCACAAATGGAGATTGCGAGTCTCGAGGAGGATGATGCAGAGGGTGCTGTTAACAATACATTAGGGGATTACAATGGTGTTGAGGAGCACAACAATGGCGCTTTGGATGCTTCTCCTTAG